The following proteins are encoded in a genomic region of Dialister hominis:
- a CDS encoding DeoR family transcriptional regulator, which produces MDKNARREEMQKILRQNPCLTDEDLAKHFSVSSATIRLDRQTLGIPQMRERMEQLVFGHPSEYVEGVHVLDLDVGVKGVGLFRTTSEMADSTGAVAGDKLYGAASNFAEKLAGVPFAPTQVGNIKYKVPVKPNTVLAVKGRIVLMRGKKKYIYIGFFDGDIEVYRAKFIMEILN; this is translated from the coding sequence ATGGATAAAAATGCCAGAAGAGAAGAAATGCAGAAAATACTGCGTCAAAATCCGTGCCTGACAGATGAAGATCTGGCAAAGCATTTTTCTGTGTCCTCAGCAACGATCCGTCTGGATAGGCAGACGCTGGGGATTCCGCAAATGCGCGAACGGATGGAACAGCTCGTTTTCGGACATCCTTCCGAGTACGTTGAAGGTGTTCACGTATTGGATCTCGATGTCGGTGTGAAGGGTGTAGGCCTTTTCCGGACAACATCTGAAATGGCGGATTCAACAGGAGCAGTGGCAGGTGACAAACTTTATGGTGCAGCCTCAAATTTTGCAGAGAAGCTGGCTGGTGTCCCTTTTGCACCCACACAGGTCGGGAATATTAAATACAAAGTTCCGGTAAAGCCGAATACCGTTCTGGCCGTCAAGGGCAGAATCGTACTGATGAGAGGCAAGAAAAAGTACATATATATTGGATTTTTTGACGGCGACATAGAAGTTTACCGCGCGAAATTCATTATGGAGATTTTAAACTGA
- the plsX gene encoding phosphate acyltransferase PlsX yields the protein MEKIAVDAMGGDFAPLEIVLGSIQAVREFKIPVVLVGDKEQILTILKNNHEENNPLIEIHHASEVIEMGEHPGLAYRKKKDASVSVGARLVRAKECGALVAPGSTGAAVTAGLLGIGRIKGIERPAILTPIPNEKGRYTYLIDSGASAQPKVETYVQNAILGYIYASKVAGIKNPRIGLLNIGEEDTKGSPLVTEANKVLQNQSIIPFSGNAEGRDIMTGEFDVVVTDGFTGNVVLKFGEGAGKLVKTLLKDAVTKGGIRAKIGALLLAPALKKYLAKPMDYAEYGGAPLLGINGGLIICHGASKAKAIKNAIRMAEDVCKENLDKVVTETLAQLNESTKAESEEEKSVTDKEI from the coding sequence ATGGAAAAAATAGCCGTTGACGCAATGGGCGGCGATTTTGCGCCGCTTGAAATTGTATTGGGCTCCATACAAGCCGTTAGAGAATTCAAGATTCCGGTTGTGCTTGTAGGGGACAAAGAACAGATTTTAACGATTCTGAAAAATAATCATGAAGAGAACAATCCTCTGATAGAAATTCACCATGCGTCTGAAGTCATTGAAATGGGAGAACATCCCGGACTGGCTTATCGTAAGAAGAAGGATGCATCTGTATCAGTCGGAGCCCGTCTTGTGAGAGCCAAGGAATGCGGAGCTCTCGTCGCTCCGGGATCTACTGGTGCAGCTGTCACTGCCGGACTTCTTGGAATCGGACGAATCAAGGGAATTGAACGTCCTGCCATACTGACTCCAATTCCAAATGAAAAGGGAAGGTACACTTACCTGATTGATTCAGGCGCAAGTGCCCAGCCCAAGGTAGAAACGTATGTCCAGAATGCAATATTGGGATATATTTATGCTTCTAAAGTGGCAGGCATCAAGAATCCGCGTATCGGTCTTTTGAACATCGGTGAAGAAGATACGAAGGGAAGCCCGCTTGTAACAGAAGCAAACAAAGTTCTTCAAAACCAGTCTATTATTCCTTTCTCGGGAAATGCAGAAGGAAGAGATATCATGACTGGAGAGTTTGATGTTGTCGTTACTGATGGATTCACAGGAAATGTTGTCCTTAAATTTGGCGAAGGCGCAGGCAAGCTTGTCAAGACATTGCTGAAAGACGCAGTGACTAAAGGCGGAATCCGAGCAAAGATCGGAGCGCTGCTTCTTGCTCCGGCACTGAAGAAATATCTGGCCAAACCTATGGATTACGCTGAATATGGCGGAGCTCCGCTTCTCGGTATCAACGGCGGACTGATTATCTGCCATGGTGCATCCAAAGCGAAGGCAATCAAAAATGCTATCCGCATGGCTGAAGATGTCTGCAAAGAGAATTTGGACAAGGTAGTCACTGAAACGCTGGCACAGCTGAATGAAAGCACAAAGGCAGAAAGCGAAGAGGAAAAGTCAGTAACAGATAAGGAGATTTAA
- a CDS encoding beta-ketoacyl-ACP synthase III has protein sequence MAELRFASILGTGHYAPEKILSNADLEKMVDTSDEWIRTRTGIATRHIASASETTSDLCVKAAEKALEAAGKTIDDIDFILVATASPDYVVPSTACMVQDKMGAKHAGAMDISAGCSGYIYAVACASNMVKAGMYDNVLVIGAEILSRLVDWQDRSTCILFGDGAGAAVIGQVDEGYGLLASELGSDGSLGKILNIPASGVAEPVTHRAIDSKRIYIHMEGSEVFKAAVRHMGQTTLSTLEKAGITKEDINMFIAHQANDRIIQSLAKKLSIPSDRMYVNVDRYGNTSAASVGIALDEAVRAGLVKHGDYVVLTGFGAGLTWGCDVLRWM, from the coding sequence ATGGCTGAGCTACGATTTGCCAGTATTCTTGGAACCGGCCACTACGCGCCAGAGAAAATCCTGTCAAATGCCGACTTGGAAAAGATGGTAGATACATCGGATGAATGGATCCGGACGCGGACAGGGATCGCAACGAGGCACATTGCTTCTGCATCGGAAACCACATCGGACCTTTGCGTGAAAGCAGCTGAAAAAGCGTTGGAGGCTGCGGGAAAAACAATTGATGATATTGATTTCATACTGGTCGCAACAGCTTCTCCTGACTACGTCGTGCCTTCTACAGCCTGCATGGTTCAGGACAAGATGGGTGCAAAACACGCAGGAGCCATGGATATCTCCGCAGGCTGCTCCGGATATATTTATGCGGTAGCATGCGCTTCAAACATGGTCAAGGCGGGCATGTATGATAATGTTCTGGTCATAGGTGCTGAAATTCTTTCCAGGCTTGTTGACTGGCAGGACCGTTCTACATGTATTCTCTTCGGCGATGGCGCAGGAGCAGCGGTCATTGGACAGGTGGATGAAGGCTACGGTCTTCTGGCATCTGAGCTTGGATCCGACGGAAGTCTTGGCAAGATTTTGAATATCCCGGCAAGCGGCGTGGCAGAACCTGTTACGCACAGAGCCATCGATTCGAAACGTATTTATATCCATATGGAAGGCTCGGAAGTGTTCAAGGCGGCTGTCCGTCATATGGGACAGACAACACTCAGCACTTTGGAAAAAGCAGGAATTACGAAGGAAGATATCAATATGTTCATTGCCCATCAGGCCAATGACAGGATCATTCAGTCTCTTGCCAAGAAACTCTCGATCCCGTCTGACCGGATGTATGTCAATGTTGACCGCTACGGCAATACGTCTGCAGCATCGGTCGGCATTGCTTTGGATGAGGCCGTCCGGGCAGGCCTGGTAAAACACGGGGACTATGTGGTCCTGACAGGCTTTGGAGCAGGTTTGACATGGGGCTGTGATGTCCTTCGCTGGATGTAA